Proteins encoded within one genomic window of Dyadobacter chenhuakuii:
- a CDS encoding RagB/SusD family nutrient uptake outer membrane protein, with the protein MKYFIKNRLVKRALSISFIGIIATATSCNVLDKKPLDAISDEAVFNDAVFLQNYVYNIYNGIKPPWAPGTGGFDALTDIAVNQPETHERSAGIRNYLEGNLTPDNVNDLLSVAKEQPVPIPLWDYEYGFIRKANVFFENIESSAIAEDKLAPMKGEVHFLRAWMYFELMRTFGGVPIVTNSFQLNSETFDVPRNSFEECAQFILSETDLAIGFLDGLPVNTGKISKAAALAFKARVLLYLASPLNNPTKDLAKWKAAEAATKAVLDLGFTLHPQYAELFKKPLKTDETIFGKSFTPATRIPGWGYNYDYWPSGFDAQQRLVPTQNFVNMFQLKNGEYPYLADGVTVNTASGYDPQKPEKNRDPRFYDAVIHPGAGPLNIIDGSKSTVRTYEYWEDANPNPDNAAPYINPNKVDPKNGQNLFDFGRDSKTYWVKGLTPFHWRVQTGYTFKKTDDFAGPRASYDNDYNQVIVFMRLTEFYLNYAEIQMALGNEAMARAYISKVRKRSSVNMPDIKSTGAALVRDYRNERAIELHLEDSRFFDLMRWKAAPGHVDIAVRGLTKVTMDWTGAKPGDALGKLTYTYGVIPEAEVRKPWKGDHYYLFPIPNTEIRKSNGALKQNPGY; encoded by the coding sequence ATGAAATATTTCATTAAAAATAGATTGGTAAAAAGGGCGCTGAGTATCTCATTTATCGGCATCATTGCCACGGCAACCTCCTGTAATGTTCTGGACAAAAAGCCGCTTGATGCCATATCCGACGAAGCGGTTTTCAATGATGCCGTGTTTTTGCAAAACTACGTTTACAACATTTATAATGGCATCAAGCCGCCCTGGGCGCCTGGTACCGGAGGCTTTGACGCTCTGACCGACATTGCTGTCAATCAGCCCGAAACCCACGAGCGCTCAGCCGGTATCCGCAATTATCTGGAAGGCAACCTGACACCCGACAATGTCAATGATCTGCTGTCAGTTGCCAAGGAACAGCCCGTGCCTATCCCGCTCTGGGACTACGAGTATGGTTTCATCCGGAAGGCGAATGTGTTTTTTGAAAATATAGAAAGCTCCGCCATCGCCGAAGACAAGCTGGCGCCCATGAAAGGAGAAGTGCATTTTCTGCGCGCCTGGATGTATTTTGAGCTCATGCGGACATTTGGCGGTGTGCCCATTGTTACAAACAGCTTTCAGTTGAATTCGGAAACCTTTGATGTGCCCAGAAACAGCTTTGAGGAATGTGCCCAGTTTATACTCAGTGAAACGGACCTTGCCATTGGTTTTCTGGATGGCCTGCCGGTAAATACAGGGAAGATCAGCAAGGCAGCAGCACTGGCCTTCAAGGCTCGGGTGCTGCTATATCTGGCCAGTCCGCTGAATAACCCAACCAAAGACCTGGCCAAATGGAAGGCCGCCGAGGCTGCCACCAAAGCCGTCCTCGATCTGGGTTTTACCTTGCACCCGCAGTATGCCGAGCTATTTAAAAAACCATTGAAAACCGACGAGACGATCTTTGGCAAATCATTTACGCCCGCAACCAGGATACCCGGCTGGGGCTACAATTATGATTACTGGCCCAGTGGCTTTGACGCCCAGCAACGGCTGGTTCCGACCCAGAATTTTGTCAATATGTTCCAGCTCAAAAATGGTGAATATCCATATCTGGCAGACGGCGTGACCGTAAATACAGCCTCCGGGTATGATCCTCAAAAGCCCGAAAAGAACCGCGACCCGCGTTTTTATGACGCCGTCATTCATCCGGGAGCAGGTCCGCTTAACATTATCGACGGATCAAAAAGCACGGTGCGCACTTATGAATATTGGGAAGATGCCAATCCCAACCCCGACAATGCAGCTCCCTACATTAACCCCAATAAGGTGGATCCCAAAAATGGACAGAACCTTTTTGACTTTGGCAGGGATTCGAAAACCTATTGGGTGAAAGGGCTTACTCCCTTTCACTGGCGCGTGCAGACAGGTTATACATTCAAAAAAACGGATGACTTTGCAGGACCGCGCGCAAGCTACGATAATGATTACAACCAGGTCATCGTATTTATGCGCTTAACCGAGTTTTATCTGAACTATGCCGAAATACAAATGGCTTTGGGAAATGAGGCCATGGCCAGAGCGTACATCAGCAAGGTCCGCAAAAGATCCTCTGTGAACATGCCCGATATCAAAAGCACGGGAGCAGCACTCGTCAGGGATTACCGCAACGAAAGGGCCATCGAGCTGCATCTGGAAGATTCGCGCTTTTTTGATCTGATGCGCTGGAAGGCGGCGCCCGGACATGTGGACATTGCCGTACGCGGACTGACCAAAGTAACCATGGACTGGACCGGGGCCAAGCCCGGTGATGCGCTCGGAAAGCTTACCTACACGTATGGCGTCATCCCCGAAGCTGAGGTGAGAAAACCATGGAAAGGGGATCACTACTATCTGTTTCCGATCCCCAACACCGAGATCAGAAAAAGCAACGGGGCGCTTAAACAAAACCCGGGTTACTGA
- a CDS encoding PSD1 and planctomycete cytochrome C domain-containing protein: protein MKKKLFLFLALSSVAFFVVVSCFQKNNTLQKGGSEGLVSYNFDIRPILSDKCYACHGPDANKREAGLRLDVAENAYARLKDGKGVAIFPGKPDQSEVYKRITSVDPAYQMPTPESHLGLLSETEIGLVRKWIEQGAKYEKHWAFTAPVLPAMPEISDKEWPKNEIDHFVLQKMEGAGLAPNEQADKSHLLKRVSLDLTGLPPTLDLQNRFAADESGNAYEKVVDELLSQKAYGEKMAIYWLDVARYADSYGYQDDEVRTQWPWRDWLISAFNKNMRYDQFLTWQIAGDMLPNASKEQILATAFFRNHKYTEEGGVIPEEYRIEYNIDKTKTYSTGVLGLTVECAQCHDHKYDPISQEDYYRLFAFFNNSKELGFEGDISRTKPAKNPILRISDEEAKSLLTFINKPDTSLLMVSVMGDRDTLRPTHILNRGVYDAPGRVVTASALPAVMKFDTNGLPQNRLGLAKWTTSKSNPLTARVFVNQIWQEFIGRGIVKSTGDFGMQGDLPTNPALLDWLAVDFMNHGWDIKRLVKQIVTSATYRQSAKITEQKLKADPDNIFLSRGPRYRLPAELVRDMVLSTSGLLVSKIGGPSVKPYQPKGLWEAATSGRGTLKTYQQDKEQALYRRGMYTFIKLTVPPPSMIIFDASNRDHCEIKRSKTNTPLQALVMLNDPTVLEASRVLAERLTAKSTNIETNIKESFKRIVCRQPTDKEVKLLTEYYNSEASMFAKDKKHAFKVLNVGEYPRNEKVNEVQAAALMRVINTLYNMEETITKG, encoded by the coding sequence ATGAAAAAAAAGCTTTTCCTTTTCCTGGCATTGAGTAGCGTAGCCTTTTTTGTGGTCGTCTCCTGCTTTCAAAAAAATAATACTTTACAAAAAGGCGGCAGTGAAGGGCTTGTGAGCTACAATTTTGACATTCGTCCGATCCTCTCCGACAAATGCTACGCCTGCCATGGCCCGGATGCCAACAAACGCGAGGCGGGCCTCAGGCTCGATGTAGCCGAAAATGCTTATGCCAGGCTGAAAGATGGAAAAGGAGTTGCAATTTTTCCGGGTAAGCCCGATCAATCAGAGGTTTACAAAAGGATCACTTCGGTGGATCCGGCCTATCAGATGCCCACTCCGGAATCACACCTGGGCTTACTGAGTGAAACTGAAATTGGCCTGGTTCGTAAATGGATCGAGCAAGGTGCCAAGTATGAAAAGCACTGGGCATTTACAGCGCCGGTTTTGCCGGCTATGCCCGAAATTTCAGATAAAGAGTGGCCCAAGAATGAGATTGACCATTTTGTTTTGCAAAAGATGGAAGGGGCCGGGCTTGCTCCCAACGAACAGGCAGACAAAAGCCACCTGCTCAAAAGGGTTTCGCTGGATCTGACGGGCCTGCCGCCGACACTGGATTTACAGAACCGGTTCGCAGCTGACGAAAGCGGCAACGCCTATGAAAAGGTCGTTGATGAGCTGCTCAGCCAGAAAGCCTATGGAGAGAAAATGGCTATTTATTGGCTGGATGTGGCGCGCTATGCCGATTCTTACGGCTATCAGGATGATGAAGTGCGCACGCAGTGGCCATGGCGCGACTGGCTGATTAGTGCGTTCAATAAAAACATGCGCTATGATCAGTTTCTGACCTGGCAGATTGCCGGCGATATGCTGCCTAATGCAAGTAAAGAACAGATTTTGGCAACCGCATTTTTTCGAAACCATAAATATACCGAGGAGGGTGGCGTAATTCCCGAGGAGTACAGGATCGAATACAACATTGATAAAACCAAAACATACAGTACAGGTGTGCTGGGGCTTACTGTCGAGTGCGCCCAATGCCACGATCACAAGTATGACCCCATCTCGCAGGAAGATTATTACCGTCTTTTCGCATTTTTCAATAATTCCAAAGAGCTTGGTTTTGAAGGGGATATCTCGCGCACAAAGCCTGCCAAAAACCCTATTTTGCGTATTTCGGACGAAGAGGCCAAATCCCTTTTGACATTTATCAACAAGCCTGATACGAGCCTGCTGATGGTCTCAGTGATGGGAGACCGCGATACGCTCAGGCCCACCCATATTCTGAACCGCGGCGTGTATGATGCGCCTGGCCGCGTGGTTACGGCCTCCGCGCTGCCTGCGGTCATGAAATTTGATACCAACGGACTTCCTCAAAACAGATTGGGTCTGGCCAAATGGACCACCAGCAAGAGCAACCCGCTTACTGCCCGCGTTTTTGTAAACCAGATATGGCAGGAATTTATCGGACGAGGCATTGTAAAAAGCACAGGCGATTTTGGAATGCAGGGTGATTTGCCAACTAATCCTGCGCTGCTGGATTGGCTCGCAGTTGACTTTATGAACCATGGCTGGGATATAAAAAGGCTTGTTAAACAGATTGTAACATCGGCTACCTACCGCCAATCGGCCAAGATTACCGAGCAGAAGCTCAAAGCGGATCCTGACAACATTTTCCTGTCGCGCGGGCCACGTTACAGGCTTCCTGCCGAACTGGTCAGGGATATGGTGCTTTCTACGAGCGGGTTATTGGTGTCCAAAATAGGAGGGCCGAGCGTAAAGCCTTACCAGCCAAAAGGATTATGGGAAGCGGCTACCTCGGGCAGGGGCACATTGAAAACCTACCAGCAGGATAAAGAGCAAGCATTATACCGAAGGGGAATGTATACGTTCATCAAGCTGACGGTTCCGCCGCCATCCATGATTATTTTTGATGCCAGCAACCGCGATCATTGTGAGATCAAGCGCTCCAAGACCAATACACCCTTGCAGGCCCTGGTTATGCTCAATGATCCTACGGTCCTGGAAGCATCCCGGGTTTTGGCAGAAAGGCTTACAGCCAAATCAACCAATATCGAAACCAACATTAAGGAATCGTTCAAGAGAATCGTCTGCCGCCAGCCTACGGATAAGGAAGTCAAGCTGCTTACCGAGTATTATAACAGTGAAGCTTCCATGTTTGCAAAGGACAAAAAGCATGCTTTCAAAGTATTGAATGTGGGTGAGTACCCAAGGAATGAAAAGGTAAATGAAGTGCAGGCGGCCGCCCTGATGCGGGTGATCAATACACTGTACAACATGGAAGAAACCATTACAAAAGGCTGA
- a CDS encoding DUF1501 domain-containing protein codes for MEKQVFDYGLNTTRRHFLSKMSLGLGGAALGSLLIPDLFKGSGGEVNSDAIMAGLPHFAPKAKRVIYLFQNGAPSQLDLFDYKPMLNKMHGQDLPESIRGTQRLTGMTANQAKFPLAGSVFNFKQYGKSGAWMSELLPHMSGIVDDLCIIKTLNTEAINHDPALTFFQTGAQVGNRPSFGSWLSYGLGSENQNLPGFCVLLSRGKGNGQGVYSKLWTNGFLDSVHQGVQFSSGENPVLYLNDPEGMDRTQRRKMLDKLSELNQGTYNEFGDPEITAKVQQYEMAFRMQTAVPQITDMSKEPESIVKMYGPECLVPGTYAANCLLARKLSEQGVRFVQLYHQGWDSHGGLPNEIKGQCMDVDQASAALVTDLKQRGLLDETLVIWGGEFGRTNYCQGTLTKDNYGRDHHPRAFTVWMAGGGVKPGIVYGETDEFGYNIAKDPVHVHDFHATILNQLGLDHEKLVYKHQGRRYRLTDVAGKLVKGIIA; via the coding sequence ATGGAAAAACAAGTTTTTGATTACGGACTCAATACCACACGAAGACACTTTTTGTCCAAAATGAGTTTGGGCCTTGGAGGCGCTGCTTTGGGCTCGCTGCTGATTCCTGACCTCTTTAAGGGAAGCGGCGGGGAAGTTAATTCGGATGCGATCATGGCAGGCCTGCCGCATTTTGCGCCTAAGGCCAAACGCGTGATTTACCTCTTTCAGAACGGGGCGCCTTCGCAGCTGGACTTGTTTGATTACAAACCCATGCTTAATAAAATGCACGGGCAGGACCTGCCCGAATCCATTCGCGGCACGCAGCGCTTAACGGGGATGACGGCCAATCAGGCCAAATTTCCGCTGGCAGGTTCCGTTTTCAATTTTAAACAATACGGAAAATCGGGTGCCTGGATGAGCGAGCTGCTGCCGCATATGTCTGGCATAGTCGACGATCTTTGCATTATTAAAACATTAAATACCGAGGCCATTAACCATGATCCGGCCCTGACGTTTTTTCAGACGGGCGCCCAGGTAGGTAACCGGCCCAGCTTCGGCTCCTGGCTGAGTTACGGGCTGGGCAGTGAAAATCAGAATCTTCCGGGTTTTTGCGTGTTGCTTTCTCGTGGTAAAGGAAATGGGCAGGGCGTTTATTCTAAGTTGTGGACGAATGGCTTTCTGGATTCAGTGCACCAGGGCGTGCAGTTCAGCAGTGGTGAAAATCCGGTTTTGTATTTAAATGATCCTGAGGGCATGGACAGGACCCAGCGCCGTAAGATGCTCGATAAGCTCTCGGAGCTCAACCAGGGAACGTATAACGAGTTCGGTGATCCTGAAATTACGGCCAAAGTCCAGCAGTATGAAATGGCTTTCCGGATGCAGACAGCCGTTCCGCAAATCACAGATATGAGCAAGGAGCCCGAGTCTATTGTTAAGATGTACGGCCCCGAATGTCTCGTGCCGGGCACTTATGCAGCCAATTGCCTTCTGGCCAGAAAACTCTCCGAGCAGGGCGTACGCTTTGTGCAGCTCTATCATCAGGGCTGGGATAGCCATGGCGGACTGCCGAATGAAATCAAAGGCCAGTGTATGGATGTCGACCAGGCCTCGGCAGCGCTGGTGACAGACTTAAAACAACGCGGGCTGCTGGATGAAACGCTGGTAATTTGGGGAGGGGAATTTGGCCGGACCAACTATTGCCAGGGAACGTTGACCAAAGACAATTACGGGCGCGACCATCACCCGAGGGCATTCACCGTGTGGATGGCGGGCGGCGGCGTAAAACCCGGCATCGTTTACGGCGAAACGGATGAATTTGGCTACAACATTGCCAAAGACCCGGTGCACGTGCACGATTTTCACGCTACGATACTCAACCAGCTGGGACTGGATCATGAAAAACTGGTTTATAAACACCAGGGACGCCGGTACCGCCTGACGGATGTGGCAGGCAAACTGGTAAAAGGTATTATTGCGTAA
- a CDS encoding FN3 associated domain-containing protein: MRRFVSDWKGLIFNAALFLNGLLVFLLIFESRFAVPFWMQAVGRMHPLVLHFPLVVLILYSIWVVAIERPDSTRWNAEIADTLLAIGAFTAAVAAFSGFVLSREDGYESDTLQWHKWLGVAISLMSVGWYGLRQYLMPWKLLSKLVAGIFLLVLFVGGHLGGNLTHGEDFLISPLGPSAEERPKVALEQAEVYEHLVKPVLEQKCISCHNQEKSKGNLQMQTQALLVKGGKSGALWDTTKADLGLLISRLHLPLDDKKHMPPRGKVQLTEEEVVLLAAWVKAGSRFDQKVSTLSGQDPIYAYAQNTLGGDRTEEQYDFSAADADEVKKLNSTYRLIKSLSAESPALYVNFYNSANFTSEEIAGLTPLKNQIVSMDLSKMPLKDADLKSLTQFTELRKLILNFTDITGATLGELKKLEKLRELSLSGTAVKMQHVRSLETFPSLKKVFIWSTGLTTNELAALRKGQKIAFETGFRSDTVILPLSPPTIVNESQILAADGLVSLKHQIPQTTIRYTLDGSEPDSTQSLVYKKPIQLSENKLLKARAYKDGWYGSKPVSRRFFKASMKIDSVRLVKPADQRYAGKAGATLIDGVKSEDEQNSGKWLGYNEDFQGYLYFKKPVQARRVTLSMLRNLNGSIFPPTRIEVWGGADENSLKLLKVITPQMPVKDIPGVETILYEAPFEQQQLSCIKVIAKHLPKLPAWHSGKGNKAWVFVDEVFVN; the protein is encoded by the coding sequence ATGCGCCGATTTGTATCAGATTGGAAAGGGTTGATTTTCAACGCAGCCCTTTTTCTGAATGGGTTACTCGTTTTTCTTTTGATCTTCGAAAGCCGCTTTGCGGTTCCGTTTTGGATGCAGGCGGTGGGAAGGATGCACCCATTGGTGCTGCACTTTCCGCTGGTGGTGCTGATTTTGTACAGCATTTGGGTCGTAGCCATCGAAAGGCCGGACTCTACGCGCTGGAATGCCGAGATTGCCGATACCCTGCTGGCTATTGGCGCATTTACAGCGGCGGTTGCAGCATTTTCGGGCTTTGTGCTCTCGCGCGAGGATGGATACGAGTCGGATACATTGCAGTGGCACAAATGGCTGGGCGTTGCCATTTCGCTGATGAGTGTTGGCTGGTACGGACTACGGCAGTATCTGATGCCCTGGAAGCTGCTATCAAAGCTAGTTGCGGGCATCTTTTTGCTGGTACTATTTGTAGGAGGACACCTGGGAGGAAACTTAACGCATGGGGAGGATTTTCTGATCTCGCCGCTTGGCCCTTCGGCTGAGGAGCGTCCCAAAGTTGCATTGGAGCAGGCAGAGGTGTATGAGCACCTGGTAAAGCCCGTTTTGGAGCAGAAATGCATTTCCTGTCACAATCAAGAAAAGTCAAAAGGCAATCTGCAAATGCAGACGCAGGCACTGCTTGTAAAAGGAGGTAAAAGTGGCGCGCTATGGGATACAACCAAAGCAGACCTGGGTTTACTGATCAGCAGGCTGCATTTGCCATTGGACGACAAAAAACACATGCCGCCACGCGGGAAAGTTCAGCTTACCGAAGAAGAGGTGGTTTTGCTGGCGGCCTGGGTGAAGGCTGGTTCTCGTTTTGATCAGAAGGTCAGCACATTATCAGGCCAGGATCCCATCTATGCTTATGCCCAGAATACATTAGGGGGCGACCGCACCGAGGAGCAGTACGATTTCAGTGCAGCAGATGCAGACGAGGTAAAGAAGCTAAATTCCACTTACCGGCTCATCAAGTCGCTTTCTGCCGAATCCCCTGCATTGTATGTGAACTTTTACAACAGCGCTAATTTTACAAGTGAAGAGATAGCAGGCCTGACGCCCTTAAAGAACCAGATTGTTTCTATGGATTTAAGTAAAATGCCATTGAAAGATGCTGATCTTAAATCTCTTACACAGTTTACCGAGCTGCGCAAGCTGATCCTGAACTTCACAGACATTACCGGCGCTACGCTGGGTGAGCTAAAAAAACTCGAAAAGCTCAGAGAGCTTTCACTGAGCGGAACAGCCGTGAAAATGCAGCACGTAAGGTCGCTGGAAACTTTTCCTTCTTTGAAAAAGGTTTTCATATGGAGCACCGGCCTGACTACCAATGAGCTTGCTGCATTAAGAAAAGGTCAGAAAATAGCATTTGAAACAGGTTTTAGAAGCGATACCGTTATTCTTCCGCTCTCGCCGCCTACCATTGTCAACGAAAGCCAGATCCTTGCAGCTGATGGGTTGGTCTCTCTCAAACACCAGATTCCTCAGACCACCATTCGCTATACATTAGACGGCTCTGAGCCCGACAGCACCCAGTCGCTGGTCTATAAAAAACCCATTCAGCTATCTGAAAATAAGCTTTTAAAAGCCAGAGCCTACAAAGACGGCTGGTATGGCAGCAAGCCCGTCAGCAGACGTTTCTTCAAAGCCAGTATGAAAATAGACAGCGTAAGATTGGTCAAGCCGGCCGATCAGCGGTATGCTGGGAAAGCCGGGGCGACACTCATAGACGGTGTAAAAAGTGAAGATGAGCAAAACAGTGGAAAGTGGCTGGGCTACAATGAGGATTTTCAGGGTTATCTGTATTTCAAAAAGCCTGTCCAGGCCAGGCGCGTTACCCTTAGCATGCTCCGAAATTTGAACGGCTCTATTTTTCCGCCTACGCGTATAGAGGTGTGGGGAGGCGCCGATGAAAACTCGCTTAAATTACTCAAAGTCATCACGCCGCAAATGCCGGTCAAAGATATTCCTGGGGTGGAAACGATTCTGTATGAAGCGCCATTTGAGCAGCAGCAACTCAGCTGCATTAAGGTGATAGCTAAACATTTGCCTAAACTTCCGGCATGGCATTCCGGTAAAGGCAACAAGGCGTGGGTGTTTGTCGATGAGGTGTTTGTCAATTAG
- a CDS encoding GH92 family glycosyl hydrolase, with product MFKLTGIRSFIKLLSLLMLLGLHQTYGQQKTIWKIGEADNSPGGLALAPDQFKRFLEKDFGYEDNFFLVGHSDAQKDWPYVLPGPVNGWGGTGGTSGIRSHFLTVLFDIKNKAASGKWELLIDVLETDSLSAPFFKVMVNGRSWGFQLAKGSGSKDPDKIPTHSKEQLVKIEIPAELIKAGVNEIVMTTLQGGWLAFDQLRLDGPAQAMLAAPGKALLRSVSAADYELNVNGKQVQPLLVDITQLSGEPVIEVKLDGKSILNQKIEKDRYMLEAPMPAVTRSASATFQVYADKQLISSGKVQRDKQKLKTPAGYVNTMLGAGHSRWMIAPGPWMPFSMVKLSPDNQDNGWQAGYDPTFESIGTFSHIHEWTMTGLGIFPTAGPLQIKMGDQNKPDEGYRSRMDKRSEEAPLGYYKVNLTDNNITAELTATTRASFQKYTYHNSETGRIMVDLQIPTEYGYKLKNIKVDKVSANRIEGFSDQLSTDVWSGGIDQQYKVHFVIEFDQPIKNHGIWLNDQIKQQANLLADSAKNAGLFLEFDTKTNHIVQVRTGISYVSVENAALNLKTEISEPFGWDFNKVRSNQETVWNELLGRVAITSNDKREKERFYTNMYRSLASRNAFSDVDGSWRDADEVVSKFENKDDVALGCDAFWNTFWNLNQFWNLVTPEWSNRWVKSQLAMYDRSGWLAKGPAGMEYIPVMVAEHEVPLIVGAYQMGIRGYDVNKAYEAVRKMQTTTAEAVGGGRAGNEDLTTYLKHHYVPYDEGRFSNSLEYSFDDYSVSQFAKALNKKQDYQQFSQRGKWWKNVIDPKTGFARMKDAKGNWLADFDPFKSGANHHYVEGNAWQLTFFVPQDVAGLARTIGENEFVKRLDWGFNESVKWRYNGPNDQYWDYPVVQGNQQSMHFAFLFNWVKKPWLTQKWSRSVVDRYYGHEVSNAYLGDEDQGQMSAWFVMSTLGLFQTDGGTRVDPIYEIGSPMFEKAVIDLGGQFGRGKNFTIEAKNTSRKNVYVQSAQLNGKPLTNFWFKASDLLKGGSLILEMGPTPNTNWGTATLPTAD from the coding sequence ATGTTCAAACTGACCGGAATCCGTTCTTTTATAAAGCTATTGTCTTTGCTGATGCTTCTTGGTCTTCACCAGACTTACGGCCAGCAAAAAACGATCTGGAAAATTGGGGAGGCCGATAATTCGCCTGGCGGCCTGGCCCTGGCGCCCGACCAGTTTAAGCGTTTTCTGGAAAAGGATTTTGGTTATGAAGATAATTTTTTCCTGGTAGGACACTCCGACGCTCAGAAAGACTGGCCTTACGTTTTGCCCGGGCCTGTTAATGGTTGGGGTGGAACAGGAGGAACTTCCGGGATCCGCTCGCACTTTCTGACCGTATTATTTGACATTAAAAATAAAGCTGCTTCTGGCAAATGGGAGTTGTTGATAGATGTTCTGGAAACAGATTCGCTCTCTGCGCCTTTTTTTAAGGTTATGGTCAATGGCCGATCCTGGGGTTTTCAGCTGGCGAAGGGATCCGGCTCGAAGGATCCAGATAAAATACCCACACATTCAAAAGAACAGCTGGTCAAAATCGAGATCCCAGCGGAGCTGATCAAAGCCGGAGTCAATGAAATTGTCATGACAACCCTGCAAGGCGGCTGGCTTGCATTTGATCAGCTCAGGCTGGACGGCCCCGCCCAGGCCATGCTTGCAGCTCCGGGTAAAGCCCTGCTCAGAAGCGTCAGCGCAGCTGATTATGAGCTAAACGTTAACGGAAAACAGGTTCAGCCTCTGCTAGTTGACATTACCCAGCTTAGCGGCGAGCCGGTGATCGAGGTCAAGCTCGACGGAAAGTCGATTTTGAATCAGAAAATCGAAAAGGATCGCTATATGCTGGAGGCGCCTATGCCTGCCGTCACCCGATCTGCATCGGCCACATTCCAGGTCTATGCTGATAAGCAGCTGATTAGTTCGGGCAAAGTCCAGCGCGATAAGCAAAAGCTCAAAACACCTGCCGGTTATGTCAACACGATGCTGGGCGCCGGACATTCACGGTGGATGATTGCGCCCGGTCCGTGGATGCCTTTTAGCATGGTGAAGCTGAGTCCCGATAACCAGGATAATGGCTGGCAGGCAGGATATGATCCGACATTTGAATCCATAGGCACATTCAGTCACATTCATGAATGGACAATGACGGGCCTGGGCATTTTCCCCACCGCAGGACCATTGCAAATTAAGATGGGCGATCAAAATAAGCCCGACGAAGGTTACCGTTCGCGCATGGATAAGCGCTCGGAAGAGGCGCCTTTGGGTTACTACAAGGTAAATCTGACAGACAACAACATTACGGCAGAACTGACGGCTACAACACGCGCATCTTTTCAGAAATACACTTATCACAACAGTGAAACCGGCCGCATTATGGTCGACTTGCAGATTCCCACCGAATACGGTTACAAACTTAAAAATATCAAGGTCGATAAAGTCAGCGCAAACCGCATTGAAGGATTTAGTGATCAGCTATCAACCGATGTCTGGTCTGGGGGCATTGACCAGCAGTATAAAGTCCATTTCGTTATAGAGTTTGACCAGCCAATTAAAAATCACGGCATATGGCTTAATGACCAGATAAAGCAGCAAGCCAACCTTCTGGCAGACAGCGCCAAAAACGCGGGACTGTTTTTGGAATTTGATACAAAAACAAATCACATTGTTCAGGTAAGGACCGGAATTTCGTATGTAAGCGTCGAAAACGCGGCGCTCAATCTGAAAACCGAAATTTCAGAGCCCTTCGGCTGGGATTTTAATAAGGTAAGAAGCAATCAGGAGACGGTCTGGAATGAGCTGCTGGGACGTGTAGCCATTACCAGTAATGATAAGCGCGAAAAAGAGCGGTTTTATACCAATATGTACCGCTCACTGGCCAGCAGGAATGCTTTCAGTGACGTGGACGGCAGCTGGCGCGATGCGGATGAGGTCGTTAGCAAATTTGAAAACAAAGACGATGTGGCATTGGGCTGCGACGCGTTTTGGAATACTTTCTGGAATTTGAACCAGTTCTGGAACCTGGTTACACCGGAATGGTCCAACAGATGGGTAAAATCCCAACTGGCTATGTACGATCGCAGCGGTTGGCTGGCAAAAGGGCCAGCAGGCATGGAGTACATTCCGGTTATGGTGGCCGAGCACGAAGTTCCGCTGATCGTAGGCGCATACCAAATGGGCATCCGCGGTTATGATGTCAACAAAGCATACGAAGCCGTCCGTAAAATGCAGACAACCACCGCTGAGGCAGTAGGAGGCGGGCGCGCCGGCAATGAGGATTTAACGACTTATCTCAAACATCATTATGTGCCTTATGACGAAGGCCGGTTTTCCAACTCCTTGGAGTATAGTTTCGATGATTACAGCGTCTCCCAGTTTGCAAAGGCATTAAATAAAAAGCAGGATTATCAGCAGTTTTCCCAAAGAGGCAAATGGTGGAAGAATGTAATTGACCCCAAAACCGGCTTTGCACGCATGAAAGATGCGAAAGGCAACTGGCTGGCTGATTTTGATCCTTTCAAATCAGGGGCAAACCATCATTATGTGGAAGGGAATGCCTGGCAGCTCACTTTTTTTGTGCCCCAGGATGTAGCAGGCCTGGCCAGAACGATTGGAGAAAACGAGTTTGTAAAAAGATTAGACTGGGGTTTTAATGAAAGCGTCAAGTGGCGCTACAATGGTCCGAATGATCAATATTGGGATTATCCTGTGGTTCAGGGAAATCAGCAGTCCATGCATTTTGCATTTCTTTTCAACTGGGTGAAAAAGCCCTGGCTGACCCAGAAATGGAGCCGCTCGGTTGTGGACCGTTATTACGGACACGAAGTTTCCAATGCTTACCTGGGCGATGAAGACCAGGGCCAGATGAGCGCGTGGTTTGTGATGAGCACGCTCGGTCTTTTTCAAACGGACGGCGGAACGCGCGTAGATCCGATCTATGAAATCGGAAGTCCGATGTTTGAGAAAGCGGTCATTGATTTGGGCGGGCAGTTCGGCAGAGGCAAAAATTTTACCATTGAGGCTAAAAATACTTCCCGAAAAAACGTCTACGTGCAAAGTGCGCAGCTGAATGGAAAGCCACTGACCAACTTCTGGTTCAAAGCCTCGGACTTATTGAAAGGCGGCTCGTTGATACTGGAAATGGGGCCTACACCAAACACAAATTGGGGGACAGCAACGCTTCCCACCGCAGATTGA